A single genomic interval of halophilic archaeon DL31 harbors:
- a CDS encoding hypothetical protein (KEGG: hla:Hlac_0884 hypothetical protein): protein MSLDVDPPAPPTLQSVDPNEYDDASVESDEYHREELEQFLKAGAWEEAFKQWAATAKLGESEWRVVEELDLIERFDFFWDDFADRVGYHAPGLPEDWKERNLHDDLQSWGAVSGINAGLTELGQTVCDVLKDEYVDWEAEFEAPDDLPDFG from the coding sequence ATGAGCCTCGACGTGGATCCACCGGCGCCGCCGACACTGCAGTCAGTCGACCCCAACGAGTACGACGACGCGAGCGTCGAGAGCGACGAGTACCACCGCGAGGAACTGGAACAGTTCCTCAAAGCGGGCGCGTGGGAGGAAGCGTTCAAGCAGTGGGCCGCGACGGCGAAACTGGGCGAGTCAGAGTGGCGAGTGGTGGAGGAACTCGACCTCATCGAACGGTTCGATTTCTTCTGGGACGATTTCGCCGACCGGGTTGGCTACCACGCGCCCGGCCTCCCCGAAGACTGGAAGGAGCGGAACCTCCACGACGACCTGCAGTCCTGGGGAGCCGTCTCGGGTATCAACGCCGGCCTCACGGAGTTAGGACAGACGGTCTGTGACGTGCTGAAAGACGAGTATGTCGACTGGGAGGCAGAGTTCGAGGCGCCGGACGACCTGCCGGATTTCGGGTGA